Genomic segment of Dromiciops gliroides isolate mDroGli1 chromosome 3, mDroGli1.pri, whole genome shotgun sequence:
GAGATCATCGAGGTGGTGGAGCTGGGTCCGGGCCCGCCCGACCCCGGTGAGAGCAAGGGGGCCCTCCGGTGGAAGCGGCAGGCCCTGACCCTTGACCTTTGACCTCACCCTGGCCCCTCAACCATCCTATCCGGACCTGGTGTGGTGACCCGTGACCCCTACCCCGGGATATTTGAACCCTCGTTTTCACTCCCACTACTCGATCCCACTCCCACCTCTCTGAAGCGGTGACCTTTAACCTTTCATCGGTGACCTTTGACCTTTAGCACCCCTTTCCAGTGTCCCTTAGACATTCGGCCTCCTTAATGACGCCCCAGCCCTTCTTTAGTAATTCCTGTCTTCGTCTCCATTAAATTTGTGCTTCTCCCTTAAGCCGACCAGCCTTTCTCATGCTCTTCACCCCCCACCCAGTTCCTGAGGGGACCCCCCCCattcttggggggggagggaggttggGTGTCTCAGCCCGTTCTTAGTTCTCCTGGTCCCTGAGCAGATGACCTGGCCCAGGAGATGGACGGAGTGGActttgaggaagaggaggagctaGAAGGAGTGGGGGCCGACGAGGCCTGGGGGGATGAGGTGGACGAGGGAGTGGACGGTGGCATGGAGAGCCCTGATGACAGCGAGGTCACCTTTGCCCATCACTCAGGTAGCACCTGCAGGTGGCTGTGGTGCCAGCCGCctctggggcagggtggggggcaCCTGGGGACCCCGCCCTCAGATGGGATCAGGTGGGACTTCCCGCCTGGATGGGGAGGGCAGGTTCAGAGTTCCCCCACACCcaacctgtctgtctgtctgtctcggAGCAGCCTCGGTgttctgtgtgagcctggacccCAAGACCAACACCCTGGCGGTGACCGGGGGCGAGGACGACAAGGCCTTCGTGTGGCGGCTCAGTGATGGGGAGCTGCTCCTGGAGTGTCCCGGTGAGGGAGGGGCTGGGGGCTTGGGGAGGGGTCGAGCCCAGCGGCCCCAGGGAGCCGGGTTTGGAGGAGGGGCTCCGAAGGTACCCCTGAAACCTGGAAGTTTAAGAAGCATGGGGATTATAGAGGCAGCCTCCTGGGGCCCTTATCCTCAGTCTCTCCGCCAGTTACCTGGGGTTGCCCACCCCAGGAGCCAGGCTGTCTGAGCCCCGCACCTCCACTGCTCCTCTTTGCCCAACGTTCCTTCTCTACCCCCTGTCACCTCTCAGGCCATAAGGACTCTGTAACCTGTGCGGGTTTCAGCCATGACTCTGCCCTGGTGGCCACTGGGGACATGAGTggccttcttaaagtgtggcaggtggacaccaagGAAGAGGTTTGGTCCTTTGAAGTGGGGGACCTGGAGGTGAGAActcttgggggggtgggaggtgtTGCTCCCCCCGGGGAGCGCTGGGCTGGGAGTTGGAGGACATGGCTTTGAGTCTGGACTCTGCCGTGCTGACCATGCTCTGGTCTAATCCCCCTGCCCCAAACACACGAGAACAAACTCGTTCTGTCAGCGTTGTCCTGACTGCCCCCTTCAGAGATGAGGTCTCTGAAGCTGGAAACGAGGGAAATCTGGGGGGATAAATGGAAGTCCCTGAACTCTAgtgaggtgggaggtggggggctgTCCTGGCTAACtgttccccctccttttctgGCCCGCCCAGTGGATGGAGTGGCACCCTCGGGCACCTGTCCTCCTGGCAGGCACAGCTGATGGCAACACCTGGATGTGGAAGGTCCCTAGTGGTGACTGCAAGACCTTCCAGGGGCCCAATTGTCCAGCCACCTGTGGCCGAGTCCTCCCTGATGGTGAGAGCCTCCTTCCCTGATGCCCTTTCCCTGTCCTAGAGCCCAGGGGTAGATGCCCTTAAAGAGTTGTCATATGCAAAAGAGATTTTTCCCTTCATCCTAGCCTCTGAAGACAGAGTAGTGGGTGGAAGAGAAACAGATTTAGGCTTGGGGCCAGAAAGAACCTGACCGGTTAGAACAGGACAAAAGGAGAATGAGTTTATTCTCCCTTATTGGGCTCTTCAGGCTAAAGCTGGTCAGCCCTTTATCTGGGGTGTTGGAGAATGGTCTCCTGGGTATGGGTGGAAGTAGATAGCTTCTGAGACTCCTTCCAGTTCTTGCTTACTATGATTTTGGTGCCAGAAGACCCAGGTCTGAGTCCCATTTGGGCCACTTGTTGGCTTActcatttactagctttgtgatgttgggcaagccatttaacttctccatgcctcagtttacccatttctAAAATAACAGATATAGGAATACTTGTGTCGGCTACCTCACTTAGTTTTTCCAAGGATTTAGCAAATTAACGCACGTATACAGTGCTTCATAAGCGGTATGGTACAATGTCAGTGTCAGCTACAATCGTCATCATTATCACAGTTGTTCTCTCGAAGCTCCCCCACCACAATCCTTGGTGGCCCTTAGTGTCCCTTCTCCAGGGAAACGTTCCTCCCACCCTGCTGCTCCCTCCTGGGGCAGCATCTGGCCCTGTGCCATGTTGTTCTTACCTTGAGTTCTCAGCGGTATCTTGATTGTCTATGAGCCTGTTTTCCTGTCTTTCTGTGGGGCACCAGGAAGGAAAGCGGTGGTGGGTTATGAAGATGGTACTGTCCGGATCTGGGACCTGAAGCAGGGAAGCCCCATCCACGTGCTCAAAGGTGCAGGAACCACAAGGGCTTTTGGTGGGTCTGGGGGACGGGGGAAAGGAGGCAGGCCCTGCCTTACCTTCATCACTCCCTTTCCACTCCAGGGGCCGAAGGTCACCAGGGCCCACTGACGTGTGTGGCCACCAACCTGGATGGGAGCCTCATTCTCACCGGTTCTGTGGACTGTCAGGCCAAGCTGGTCAATGCAGCCACTGGCAAGGTGGGTGACGAAGGCTTATTGACACGGAGCCCCGGCTGGCCTGTCCCCAAGCCCTCCTCAGCCTGCCCCCGCCTGGCTTCCTTTGCCCAGACCTTTCTTCCCACATAGGATTGTCAAGCTCTAGAGCTGCAGGGAACCACagagatcatctaacccaactccgctttcacagatggggaagctAAGGGCCAGCTCTTGGGAAGGACTTGCCCGAGGTTTTGTGTGTCTGCGACTTAGGCTCTGGCACCTTCTATTTTCCCCAGGTGGTGGGTGTTTTCAGACCAGAGACTGTGGGTCCTCAGCCTAACCCTGGGGAGGATGAAGAAAGCGAATCCAATTCAGTGGAGTCCTTGGGCTTTTGCAATGTGTGAGTGAGAGTGGGCCCAGGACGGTGGCTGCTCAGGCTAGTGGAGAGGAGATGATGGGAGACTAGGGGGCAGcagggtggagaggaggaggCCAGGTGGGTGGCTCTGCTTCTGCCTGATACTGCCCCTCTGCCCAGGATGCCACTGGCCGCTGTTGGCTACCTCGATGGGACCTTGGCCATCTATGACCTGTCTACACAGAGCCTGAGACACCGGTGCCAGCACCAGGTAAGGGGCACCACACTCTTTTGCCTCACGTCCTTCCTGCCATCTGAGATGGGACTCACGTCCTCTGCTCTCCTCCACAGTCAGGCATCGTGCAGCTGCTGTGGGAGGAGGGGGCGGCAGTGGTGTATACCTGCAGCCTGGATGGCGCCGTCCGGCTCTGGGACGCTAGGACAGGACGCTTGCTCAGTGACTACCGGGGCCACACGGCTGAGATCCTTGACTTTGCTCTCAGCAAGTGAGTGTACATGGGGAGAGGGGATCCTCGGGTGATCTGGAGGAGGAGCCTGGGATACCTGACCCATCAAGGAGGCCAGGATTtgacatttatttgtttggttgtttttttgtggggcagtgagggttaagtgacttgtccagggtgtttgaggctggatttgaactcaggtcctcctgaatcctgggctggtgctttatccactgcgccacctagctgccccagccatttgacatttattaagcacctactatgtgctgagcactgtgctaagcgccagggatacaaagaaaggtgaaaaacaaCCCCTGCTCTTgtggagctcacagtttaatgaggaagacaacaggcaaacatTGGAGATAGCCAATAGTGGGATGGCACCAGTGTTGAGGGGGTCCGGGGAAGCTGGCAAGGGGGCAGGGATGAGGAGGATCCCTGTGTGGGGGCAGTGTCAGCCCCCTGCCCGTGGTTGTCCCCACCTTTCCCCCCAACAACTTCCTTCTCCTTTGCACTCTTTCTCAACAGAGACGCCTCCTTAGTGGTGACCACTTCTGGAGACCACAAAGCCAAAGTGTTCTGTGTCCAGAGACCTGACCGTTAGCGGAGACTCCTGTCCCTGGCTCTGGGCACTTGGTTCatagggagaaggggagatggAGGGGGGCTGGCTCCCCCCACCAGGGGCTGCCGGGGAGGCTGACTTCATCTCCTAGATGCTGCCATCTTCCACCTTTCTCCACTTAGacactgcccccctccctcctGTTGACCTTTCAGAGGGAAATTCAGTTCTGCTGTTGTCACCTTCCACTTGTGTTCCTTGGGGCTCTGATTCAGCCGGGGGTTGTGGGAGATGAGGAGCAGGTCATTAGaagctctttccttctctcccccctcccccaagactcTCTAGGATCTTGGCTATGGGTGTGGGGTGTGAAGGGAAAGGGGTTATGATTACAGAGGTTTTAAAAAGTGTAAATAAAATATGATTCCCAGAGCCATTGTCTGTAGGAAGTTGGATGGGGAGGGGTACGGATGGGATAGAGATCCTAGCCTGGTACTCCCCAGAGCTGGGGTGAGCAGCATGTTCCACAGGTCCCTCCTACCCTGGGATCACCCGCTCTGAGCGGCATTGTGCCTTTCTGAAGTTCTCTCCTGACATGCCCAGCTTGGGAATTCCATTGCGTGCGTGCACAGGGGCCTGCTTCTTTCCCCTGCGGCTCTGGGGAAGGCAGCAGAGCCGTGGACTTGCACAGATGGACTTTATTCTTCAGGTCAGCCCCCAGCAGACAGCTCCGTACCTGGGAGGGAGTGGCAACTTAGACTCTAGAAGGCTCCATCTTCCAGTGTCGGGTCAGACGCAAGAGTCAGCTCGGAGACACCCCTTGGAGGTGGGGAACACACAAGTGTCATTAGGAGCCCTGCAAAGGGGCCTTGGAGTCACCCCTGACTCCCGACTCAGCCGTTCGCCCTGCACGTGGCGCCATCTTGGTCTGTGGCTCCGGGTCCCGGCTGGGATCTCCCACAGGCAGCCGATCGGAGGGCTCCCCAGCACCTCAGTCCGGCGTCCCTCCAAGGGGCTGTGTACTTGCGGTCCCCGAGCCCCATGGCTGCGGGTACCAGAGCGGCGCTGGCACTGCCCAAAGAGTTGAGTGCCAGGAGGGTACTAGGTCCCAAGGGGGGTCGTTGCTCAAATGCCAGCACTGAGAGGAGGAGGGCTACAACATAGGGGCCCCAGCACAGCCCAAATAGCAGGGTGGCACCTGCCCGTGCCCTTGCCTGGCGCCAGGCCAGGGCCCGTGCCAGTGCTGAGGGGGCACCACGGTACACCGCCCTCTCCAGCCGGCGGATGACCTGAAGCTGGTGCCGGGCGGTGGCCAGCACCCGGGCAGAGAGGAGGGCAGCAGCCACCACGGAGGGCAATAGAAGGCCATAAACTTCCAGGTAGAGGTAAGGGGCAGGGAAGATGGTCTGGGATGTACAGTTGGCACCAGGTGCCCAGTGATTCCAGCCCAAGGCAGGCAGGCTGGCAAAGAGCAGGGGGGC
This window contains:
- the GPBAR1 gene encoding G-protein coupled bile acid receptor 1, with amino-acid sequence MGTMMASNTTREKLGPGLQAGLWFSLMLGGLIVGANLLLAAGIARNRHLRRPPAGCFFLSLLMAGLFTGLALPTLPGLWSQSRHDYWPCLLLHLAPNFSFLSLLANLLLVHGERYLAILRPLRPPRGTRWALLVAWTAPLLFASLPALGWNHWAPGANCTSQTIFPAPYLYLEVYGLLLPSVVAAALLSARVLATARHQLQVIRRLERAVYRGAPSALARALAWRQARARAGATLLFGLCWGPYVVALLLSVLAFEQRPPLGPSTLLALNSLGSASAALVPAAMGLGDRKYTAPWRDAGLRCWGALRSAACGRSQPGPGATDQDGATCRANG
- the LOC122751480 gene encoding angio-associated migratory cell protein, encoding MEPDPGPGPEDGAASPEALHFHGDEEIIEVVELGPGPPDPDDLAQEMDGVDFEEEEELEGVGADEAWGDEVDEGVDGGMESPDDSEVTFAHHSASVFCVSLDPKTNTLAVTGGEDDKAFVWRLSDGELLLECPGHKDSVTCAGFSHDSALVATGDMSGLLKVWQVDTKEEVWSFEVGDLEWMEWHPRAPVLLAGTADGNTWMWKVPSGDCKTFQGPNCPATCGRVLPDGRKAVVGYEDGTVRIWDLKQGSPIHVLKGAEGHQGPLTCVATNLDGSLILTGSVDCQAKLVNAATGKVVGVFRPETVGPQPNPGEDEESESNSVESLGFCNVMPLAAVGYLDGTLAIYDLSTQSLRHRCQHQSGIVQLLWEEGAAVVYTCSLDGAVRLWDARTGRLLSDYRGHTAEILDFALSKDASLVVTTSGDHKAKVFCVQRPDR